The following are encoded in a window of Saccharothrix longispora genomic DNA:
- a CDS encoding tRNA (adenine-N1)-methyltransferase: MSTASGPFQPGDRVQLTDPKGRHYTIVLEPGKEYHTHRGALPHDKLIGQPEGSVVVSVGGTSFLALRPLLADYVLSMPRGAQVIYPKDAAQIVMYGDIFPGARVLEAGAGSGALTCSLLRAVGEKGSVISYEVRQDHADHAIRNVEQFFGERPGNWSLTVSDLVEHEGEVDRVILDMLAPWDVLPTVSKSLIPGGVLVVYVATTTQLSKVTEAIREQQHWTEPQSWETLVRPWHSVGLAVRPEHRMIAHTAFLLTTRRLADGVTPPRPQRRPSKG, translated from the coding sequence GTGAGCACCGCCAGTGGTCCGTTCCAACCCGGAGACCGGGTGCAGTTGACCGACCCGAAGGGACGGCACTACACGATCGTGCTCGAACCGGGCAAGGAGTACCACACCCACCGCGGCGCCCTGCCGCACGACAAGCTGATCGGGCAGCCCGAGGGGTCGGTGGTCGTGTCCGTCGGCGGCACGTCGTTCCTGGCCCTGAGGCCGCTGCTGGCGGACTACGTGCTGTCGATGCCGCGCGGCGCCCAGGTGATCTACCCCAAGGACGCCGCCCAGATCGTCATGTACGGCGACATCTTCCCCGGCGCGCGGGTCCTGGAGGCCGGTGCCGGCTCCGGTGCCCTGACCTGCTCGTTGCTGCGCGCGGTCGGGGAGAAGGGCAGCGTCATCTCCTACGAGGTGCGCCAGGACCACGCCGACCACGCCATCCGCAACGTCGAGCAGTTCTTCGGCGAGCGACCCGGCAACTGGTCGCTCACCGTGAGCGACCTCGTCGAGCACGAGGGCGAGGTGGACCGGGTGATCCTCGACATGCTCGCCCCGTGGGACGTGCTGCCGACCGTGTCGAAGAGCCTCATCCCGGGCGGCGTGCTCGTCGTGTACGTGGCCACCACGACCCAGTTGTCCAAGGTCACGGAGGCCATCCGGGAGCAGCAGCACTGGACCGAGCCCCAGTCGTGGGAGACCCTCGTGCGGCCGTGGCACTCGGTGGGCCTGGCCGTGCGGCCGGAGCACCGGATGATCGCGCACACCGCGTTCCTGCTGACCACCCGCAGGCTCGCCGACGGCGTCACCCCGCCCCGCCCGCAGCGCCGCCCGTCCAAGGGCTGA
- a CDS encoding sensor histidine kinase yields the protein MTLHRRYRDPLVAAASFAGGLVVHLLDVDLLLGGRDPGVPLGTRLAILAVACAGQCFRHRAPAVALVVAASATAVDLALGPSLPTIAVLIDVLFAAALHGSRRLHQVIVGAVAALTVGVTAVVAVVGDWRLSFYAGLQVFSLLVVPVWWATNVRRHREGAEQVARIAELDRRAAVGAERNRMARDLHDVVAGHLSAIAIQSEAVLSLRDGDPETSRTVLKSVRENSVRALSEMRMMIDVLRADGPPDAPATARLSEVGVLVDSARAAGLDVRFRGADVDDLPGAVDVAAYRITQEALTNAVRHASGPCASVELERQVRRLVVVVRNAADGTARDSGTGLVSMAERAHAVGGEFSAGRAGGEWVVRAELPL from the coding sequence GTGACGCTCCACCGCAGGTACCGCGACCCGCTCGTCGCGGCGGCGTCCTTCGCGGGAGGGCTGGTCGTCCACCTGCTGGACGTGGACCTGCTCCTCGGCGGCCGGGACCCGGGTGTCCCGCTGGGCACCCGGCTGGCGATCCTCGCGGTGGCGTGCGCGGGCCAGTGCTTCCGGCACCGGGCGCCAGCGGTCGCGCTGGTCGTGGCGGCCTCCGCGACGGCGGTGGACCTGGCGCTGGGGCCGAGCCTGCCGACGATCGCGGTGCTGATCGACGTGCTGTTCGCGGCCGCGCTGCACGGCTCGCGCCGGCTGCACCAGGTGATCGTCGGCGCGGTGGCCGCGCTGACCGTCGGGGTGACCGCGGTGGTCGCCGTGGTGGGTGACTGGCGGCTGTCGTTCTACGCCGGTTTGCAGGTGTTCTCGCTGCTCGTGGTGCCCGTGTGGTGGGCGACGAACGTGCGGCGGCACCGCGAGGGCGCCGAGCAGGTGGCCCGGATCGCCGAACTGGACCGGCGGGCCGCGGTGGGCGCCGAGCGCAACCGGATGGCCCGCGACCTGCACGACGTGGTGGCCGGGCACCTGTCCGCCATCGCGATCCAGTCCGAGGCGGTGCTGTCGCTGCGCGACGGCGACCCGGAGACCTCGCGCACGGTGCTCAAGTCGGTCCGCGAGAACAGCGTACGGGCCTTGTCGGAGATGCGCATGATGATCGACGTGCTGCGGGCCGACGGGCCGCCGGACGCGCCGGCCACGGCGCGGTTGTCCGAGGTGGGCGTGCTCGTCGACTCGGCCCGCGCGGCCGGGCTGGACGTGCGGTTCCGGGGCGCGGACGTCGACGACCTGCCGGGCGCGGTGGACGTCGCGGCCTACCGGATCACGCAGGAGGCGCTGACCAACGCGGTCAGGCACGCGTCCGGCCCGTGCGCGTCGGTGGAGCTGGAGCGGCAGGTCAGGCGGTTGGTGGTGGTCGTGCGCAACGCGGCGGACGGGACGGCACGGGATTCAGGGACGGGGCTGGTGAGCATGGCGGAACGCGCGCACGCGGTGGGCGGGGAGTTCTCGGCGGGCCGCGCCGGCGGCGAGTGGGTCGTGCGGGCGGAACTGCCGCTGTGA
- a CDS encoding LuxR C-terminal-related transcriptional regulator encodes MILGGADGIEVVGEAADGAAAVRMALALRPDVVLMDIRMPGVDGIEATRRIGDVAEVLVLTTFDLDEYVSGALRAGAAGFLLKSVEAPALVEAVRRVAAGDGVLAPGVTRRVMREFASVAPRPRPAGLDSLTDREVDVLRCLGEGLSNHQIGRKLHIGETTVKTHVSRVLTKLDLRSRVQAAILAQEVGLPGGRAGGGQVRGGQVSDGPARP; translated from the coding sequence ATGATCCTGGGCGGCGCGGACGGCATCGAGGTGGTCGGCGAGGCGGCCGACGGCGCGGCGGCGGTGCGCATGGCGCTGGCGCTGCGGCCCGACGTGGTGCTGATGGACATCCGGATGCCGGGTGTGGACGGCATCGAGGCGACCAGGCGGATCGGCGACGTGGCCGAGGTGCTGGTGCTGACCACATTCGACCTGGACGAGTACGTCTCCGGGGCGCTGCGGGCGGGCGCGGCGGGGTTCCTGCTGAAGTCCGTGGAGGCGCCCGCGCTGGTGGAGGCGGTGCGGCGGGTCGCGGCGGGTGACGGGGTGCTGGCGCCCGGCGTGACGCGGCGGGTGATGCGGGAGTTCGCCTCGGTCGCGCCCCGGCCGCGCCCGGCGGGGCTCGACTCGCTGACCGACCGCGAGGTGGACGTGCTGCGGTGCCTCGGCGAAGGGCTGTCGAATCACCAGATCGGGCGGAAGCTGCACATCGGCGAGACGACGGTGAAGACGCACGTGTCGCGGGTGCTGACCAAGCTGGACCTGCGCTCGCGGGTGCAGGCGGCGATCCTGGCGCAGGAGGTCGGGCTGCCGGGCGGCCGAGCCGGCGGCGGGCAGGTCAGGGGCGGACAGGTCAGCGACGGTCCAGCGCGGCCTTGA
- a CDS encoding site-2 protease family protein, with amino-acid sequence MATTSWRRQVGRDGGLPLFRAAGIPVLLAPSWWLGSAAVVVLYAPMVGRLVPGADGLTGVLLAATFALFLGLSVLAHELGHSLVALRLGLPVRRLRLFLLGGVSEVMRTPAKPAHEGAIAAAGPVVSIVLAGAFALAAVAIPQPDAVWLLIAQTAFANAAVAVFNLLPGLPLDGGRILRAGVWAVTGRRAAGTRAAVVGGGAVAALLVAWALWGLVDGAEDRWVRFGVCLLTAWFVVAGARGEQAAEHKRTWPDGLTLTELVRPVLQLPAESPVSGALTASAGRGVVLVRADGVAAGLLDREMARQLASTSPHAPAEQAAVPIRPETVLLENESGDEVVERVHGTAAWEYLVVDLEGRPAGVLRREDLKAALDRR; translated from the coding sequence GTGGCGACGACGAGTTGGCGACGGCAGGTCGGCCGGGACGGCGGGCTGCCGCTGTTCCGCGCGGCCGGGATACCGGTGCTGCTCGCGCCGTCCTGGTGGCTCGGGTCGGCGGCCGTCGTCGTGCTCTACGCGCCGATGGTCGGGCGCCTCGTCCCCGGCGCCGACGGGCTGACCGGGGTGCTGCTCGCCGCCACGTTCGCCCTCTTCCTCGGCCTGTCCGTGCTCGCCCACGAGCTGGGCCACAGCCTCGTCGCGCTGCGCCTGGGCCTGCCGGTCCGCCGGCTGCGGCTGTTCCTGCTGGGCGGGGTGTCCGAGGTGATGCGCACCCCCGCCAAGCCCGCGCACGAGGGCGCCATCGCCGCCGCCGGTCCGGTGGTGTCGATCGTGCTGGCGGGGGCGTTCGCGCTGGCCGCCGTCGCGATCCCGCAACCGGACGCGGTGTGGCTGCTGATCGCGCAGACCGCGTTCGCCAACGCCGCCGTGGCGGTGTTCAACCTGCTCCCGGGCCTGCCGCTGGACGGCGGGCGCATTCTGCGCGCGGGGGTGTGGGCCGTCACGGGCCGTCGCGCCGCGGGCACCAGGGCCGCCGTCGTCGGCGGCGGCGCGGTGGCCGCGCTGCTGGTGGCGTGGGCGCTGTGGGGCCTGGTCGACGGCGCCGAGGACCGCTGGGTCAGGTTCGGCGTGTGCCTGCTCACGGCGTGGTTCGTGGTGGCCGGCGCGCGCGGCGAGCAGGCCGCCGAGCACAAGCGGACCTGGCCGGACGGCCTCACGCTCACCGAACTGGTCCGCCCCGTGCTCCAACTGCCCGCCGAGAGCCCCGTGTCGGGCGCGCTCACCGCGTCCGCGGGCCGCGGCGTGGTGCTGGTCCGCGCGGACGGCGTCGCGGCCGGCCTGCTCGACCGGGAGATGGCCCGGCAGCTCGCCTCGACCTCGCCGCACGCCCCCGCGGAGCAGGCCGCCGTGCCGATCCGGCCGGAGACCGTGCTGCTGGAGAACGAGAGCGGCGACGAGGTGGTCGAGCGGGTCCACGGCACCGCCGCCTGGGAGTACCTGGTCGTCGACCTGGAGGGCAGGCCCGCGGGCGTGCTGCGCCGCGAGGACCTCAAGGCCGCGCTGGACCGTCGCTGA